From one Triticum urartu cultivar G1812 chromosome 3, Tu2.1, whole genome shotgun sequence genomic stretch:
- the LOC125544894 gene encoding factor of DNA methylation 1-like isoform X3 — MAETGDASSDWLARLSGLGSYVCSKMNYHEYCSHEYNGIHSALHRVLEEKEKVEQEHKARLQLVAAKEELVKRNEEQEAEIQSLKRKLQASEARHTPAQGSGREHNQSGRVQRTSVQKRKRQSEGQAGEDAEDHQAAEILCAMNNLEQGLSAELRDVREETSNINAELIKGFLDMGGVGRQNIAVKYMGQLSERPFLLACLQKFLRKEAEAEASRLCKFWQEQLMNPEWYPFKTDTVGGISEGTINDDDIKLQELRATWGEESYKALVKALVNSFLELKECGKLSDRTIVAQLWNFEEDRKATLSESVEYVCNKVKSLSNENVRTSTRGKRGRCVGRA, encoded by the exons ATGGCAGAGACCGGAGATGCAAGCAGCGACTGGCTTGCGCGCCTCTCTGGACTCGGTTCATATGTTTGCTCCAAGATGAACTACCACGAGTACTGCAGCCATGAATACAACGGCATCCACAGCGCGCTTCACAGAGTCCTCGAAGAAAAGGAGAAGGTGGAGCAAGAACACAAGG CAAGGCTTCAACTCGTCGCTGCAAAGGAGGAGCTCGTTAAAAGGAATGAAGAGCAGGAAGCAGAGATTCAGTCTCTAAAGAGAAAGCTCCAAGCAAGTGAGGCAAGGCATACGCCGGCACAGGGGAGTGGTCGTGAACATAACCAGTCTGGAAGG GTGCAAAGAACGTCAGTGCAGAAAAGAAAACGGCAATCTGAGGGACAAGCTGGTGAAGATGCTGAGGATCATCAGGCTGCGGAAATTCTGTGTGCTATGAACAATCTTGAACAAGGTTTGAGTGCGGAGCTTCGCGATGTTAGAGAAGAGACTTCAAATATCAACGCTGAGCTCATCAAG GGATTTCTTGATATGGGTGGTGTTGGTAGACAGAATATCGCAGTAAAGTACATGGGGCAGTTGAGTGAGAGGCCATTCCTACTGGCATGCCTTCAGAAGTTTCTCCGCAAAGAAGCCGAGGCAGAAGCTTCTCGGCTGTGCAAATTTTGGCAGGAGCAGCTCATGAACCCAGAGTGGTATCCCTTCAAGACTGACACGGTTGGAGGCATTTCTGAG GGGACCATTAATGACGATGACATTAAGCTACAAGAGCTGCGGGCTACATGGGGGGAAGAGTCTTACAAGGCTTTGGTGAAGGCTTTGGTGAATAGTTTCTTGGAGTTAAAGGAATGTGGCAAGCTGAGTGACAGAACCATTGTAGCCCAGCTTTGGAATTTCGAAGAGGACAGGAAGGCCACTCTCAGTGAGAGTGTTGAGTACGTGTGCAACAAAGTGAAGAGCCTCAGCAATGAGAATGTCAGGACCTCGACTCGCGG GAAAAGGGGCCGTTGTGTTGGACGAGCATGA
- the LOC125544894 gene encoding factor of DNA methylation 1-like isoform X1, translated as MAETGDASSDWLARLSGLGSYVCSKMNYHEYCSHEYNGIHSALHRVLEEKEKVEQEHKARLQLVAAKEELVKRNEEQEAEIQSLKRKLQASEARHTPAQGSGREHNQSGRKQVQRTSVQKRKRQSEGQAGEDAEDHQAAEILCAMNNLEQGLSAELRDVREETSNINAELIKGFLDMGGVGRQNIAVKYMGQLSERPFLLACLQKFLRKEAEAEASRLCKFWQEQLMNPEWYPFKTDTVGGISEGTINDDDIKLQELRATWGEESYKALVKALVNSFLELKECGKLSDRTIVAQLWNFEEDRKATLSESVEYVCNKVKSLSNENVRTSTRGKRGRCVGRA; from the exons ATGGCAGAGACCGGAGATGCAAGCAGCGACTGGCTTGCGCGCCTCTCTGGACTCGGTTCATATGTTTGCTCCAAGATGAACTACCACGAGTACTGCAGCCATGAATACAACGGCATCCACAGCGCGCTTCACAGAGTCCTCGAAGAAAAGGAGAAGGTGGAGCAAGAACACAAGG CAAGGCTTCAACTCGTCGCTGCAAAGGAGGAGCTCGTTAAAAGGAATGAAGAGCAGGAAGCAGAGATTCAGTCTCTAAAGAGAAAGCTCCAAGCAAGTGAGGCAAGGCATACGCCGGCACAGGGGAGTGGTCGTGAACATAACCAGTCTGGAAGG AAGCAGGTGCAAAGAACGTCAGTGCAGAAAAGAAAACGGCAATCTGAGGGACAAGCTGGTGAAGATGCTGAGGATCATCAGGCTGCGGAAATTCTGTGTGCTATGAACAATCTTGAACAAGGTTTGAGTGCGGAGCTTCGCGATGTTAGAGAAGAGACTTCAAATATCAACGCTGAGCTCATCAAG GGATTTCTTGATATGGGTGGTGTTGGTAGACAGAATATCGCAGTAAAGTACATGGGGCAGTTGAGTGAGAGGCCATTCCTACTGGCATGCCTTCAGAAGTTTCTCCGCAAAGAAGCCGAGGCAGAAGCTTCTCGGCTGTGCAAATTTTGGCAGGAGCAGCTCATGAACCCAGAGTGGTATCCCTTCAAGACTGACACGGTTGGAGGCATTTCTGAG GGGACCATTAATGACGATGACATTAAGCTACAAGAGCTGCGGGCTACATGGGGGGAAGAGTCTTACAAGGCTTTGGTGAAGGCTTTGGTGAATAGTTTCTTGGAGTTAAAGGAATGTGGCAAGCTGAGTGACAGAACCATTGTAGCCCAGCTTTGGAATTTCGAAGAGGACAGGAAGGCCACTCTCAGTGAGAGTGTTGAGTACGTGTGCAACAAAGTGAAGAGCCTCAGCAATGAGAATGTCAGGACCTCGACTCGCGG GAAAAGGGGCCGTTGTGTTGGACGAGCATGA
- the LOC125544894 gene encoding factor of DNA methylation 1-like isoform X2 produces MAETGDASSDWLARLSGLGSYVCSKMNYHEYCSHEYNGIHSALHRVLEEKEKVEQEHKARLQLVAAKEELVKRNEEQEAEIQSLKRKLQASEARHTPAQGSGREHNQSGRQVQRTSVQKRKRQSEGQAGEDAEDHQAAEILCAMNNLEQGLSAELRDVREETSNINAELIKGFLDMGGVGRQNIAVKYMGQLSERPFLLACLQKFLRKEAEAEASRLCKFWQEQLMNPEWYPFKTDTVGGISEGTINDDDIKLQELRATWGEESYKALVKALVNSFLELKECGKLSDRTIVAQLWNFEEDRKATLSESVEYVCNKVKSLSNENVRTSTRGKRGRCVGRA; encoded by the exons ATGGCAGAGACCGGAGATGCAAGCAGCGACTGGCTTGCGCGCCTCTCTGGACTCGGTTCATATGTTTGCTCCAAGATGAACTACCACGAGTACTGCAGCCATGAATACAACGGCATCCACAGCGCGCTTCACAGAGTCCTCGAAGAAAAGGAGAAGGTGGAGCAAGAACACAAGG CAAGGCTTCAACTCGTCGCTGCAAAGGAGGAGCTCGTTAAAAGGAATGAAGAGCAGGAAGCAGAGATTCAGTCTCTAAAGAGAAAGCTCCAAGCAAGTGAGGCAAGGCATACGCCGGCACAGGGGAGTGGTCGTGAACATAACCAGTCTGGAAGG CAGGTGCAAAGAACGTCAGTGCAGAAAAGAAAACGGCAATCTGAGGGACAAGCTGGTGAAGATGCTGAGGATCATCAGGCTGCGGAAATTCTGTGTGCTATGAACAATCTTGAACAAGGTTTGAGTGCGGAGCTTCGCGATGTTAGAGAAGAGACTTCAAATATCAACGCTGAGCTCATCAAG GGATTTCTTGATATGGGTGGTGTTGGTAGACAGAATATCGCAGTAAAGTACATGGGGCAGTTGAGTGAGAGGCCATTCCTACTGGCATGCCTTCAGAAGTTTCTCCGCAAAGAAGCCGAGGCAGAAGCTTCTCGGCTGTGCAAATTTTGGCAGGAGCAGCTCATGAACCCAGAGTGGTATCCCTTCAAGACTGACACGGTTGGAGGCATTTCTGAG GGGACCATTAATGACGATGACATTAAGCTACAAGAGCTGCGGGCTACATGGGGGGAAGAGTCTTACAAGGCTTTGGTGAAGGCTTTGGTGAATAGTTTCTTGGAGTTAAAGGAATGTGGCAAGCTGAGTGACAGAACCATTGTAGCCCAGCTTTGGAATTTCGAAGAGGACAGGAAGGCCACTCTCAGTGAGAGTGTTGAGTACGTGTGCAACAAAGTGAAGAGCCTCAGCAATGAGAATGTCAGGACCTCGACTCGCGG GAAAAGGGGCCGTTGTGTTGGACGAGCATGA